Proteins from a single region of Flavobacterium sp. YJ01:
- a CDS encoding helix-turn-helix transcriptional regulator encodes MAATIKNKIKNIRELKNYTQEYMAERLGVTQAGYSKIEKGKTSLSYEKLVEIGRILDVSVEDIISFDYDKYFNNFNKITGNNNGSILINADNSSALKELYEDKIQLLEKLLNITENELERYKDKFGEI; translated from the coding sequence ATGGCCGCAACGATTAAAAACAAAATAAAAAATATTAGAGAGTTAAAAAATTACACTCAAGAGTATATGGCAGAAAGATTAGGCGTAACGCAGGCAGGTTACAGCAAAATTGAAAAAGGAAAAACTTCTCTGAGTTATGAAAAGCTGGTTGAAATTGGAAGAATTTTAGATGTCAGCGTAGAAGATATTATTAGTTTTGATTACGATAAATACTTTAATAATTTCAATAAGATAACAGGAAATAATAACGGAAGTATTTTAATTAACGCAGATAATTCATCGGCATTAAAAGAGCTTTACGAAGACAAAATACAGTTGTTAGAAAAACTTCTCAATATCACCGAAAACGAATTAGAGCGCTATAAAGATAAGTTTGGAGAAATTTAG
- the cydB gene encoding cytochrome d ubiquinol oxidase subunit II produces MEFFWYVVLMGILAVYLVLDGYDFGAGIIHLFFADTEKDKKAITSAIGPFWDANEVWLIAAGGVLFFAFPTLYASSFSGFYLPLIMILWLLIFRAIGLEMRGQVHNQMWESIWDKAFGIASLLLALFFGIALGNIVRGVNLGMVQNGVSTQEPHFFFLPLWNPTFSPQANELGIIDWFTLFLGIVSVVALTIHGANWIIYKTNSALNPKLKKVVFALNIVLLVLVCISLQIWHFIEPKPFHNFVENPILWFFPLMTFVGILGLFKVRSFKKDGHGFVFSTLFLLGGFASTAVSIFPNVLPSTNKVNPSLTIYNTAAHEYGLNAGLSWFFIALFLVIIYFIIQYRVFSGKMDDIGYGEH; encoded by the coding sequence TAGCGGTTTATCTGGTTTTAGACGGCTACGATTTTGGTGCAGGAATTATTCATTTATTTTTTGCAGATACAGAAAAAGATAAAAAAGCAATTACTAGCGCTATTGGTCCGTTTTGGGATGCCAATGAAGTTTGGCTGATTGCGGCTGGCGGAGTTTTATTTTTCGCTTTTCCAACTTTATATGCTTCTTCTTTTAGCGGATTTTATTTGCCTTTGATTATGATTTTATGGCTTTTGATTTTTCGTGCGATCGGATTGGAAATGCGTGGGCAAGTGCACAATCAGATGTGGGAAAGTATTTGGGATAAAGCTTTCGGAATCGCAAGTTTGCTTTTGGCTTTGTTTTTCGGAATTGCTCTCGGAAATATTGTTCGTGGTGTAAATCTCGGAATGGTTCAAAACGGAGTTTCTACGCAAGAACCGCATTTTTTCTTTTTGCCTTTATGGAATCCGACTTTTAGTCCGCAAGCAAATGAATTGGGAATTATCGATTGGTTTACACTTTTCTTAGGAATTGTAAGTGTTGTGGCTTTGACTATTCACGGCGCAAACTGGATTATTTATAAAACGAATTCAGCTTTGAATCCGAAATTGAAAAAAGTTGTTTTTGCCTTGAATATTGTTTTGCTGGTTTTAGTTTGTATTTCGTTGCAGATTTGGCATTTTATTGAACCAAAACCATTTCACAATTTTGTTGAAAATCCTATTTTATGGTTTTTTCCGTTAATGACTTTTGTTGGAATTTTAGGTTTGTTTAAAGTACGTTCGTTTAAAAAAGATGGTCATGGATTTGTGTTTTCAACTTTGTTTTTATTGGGAGGATTTGCTTCAACAGCAGTTTCGATTTTTCCAAATGTTTTGCCTTCAACCAATAAAGTGAATCCGTCATTAACGATTTACAACACCGCCGCTCACGAATACGGATTGAACGCTGGATTAAGCTGGTTTTTTATCGCTTTATTTCTGGTTATTATTTATTTTATTATTCAATATCGTGTTTTTAGCGGAAAAATGGATGATATTGGATATGGCGAACATTGA
- a CDS encoding sulfite exporter TauE/SafE family protein has product MEYLGFFAAIIIGISLGLIGGGGSILTIPILVYLFKVNPDQATSYSLFIVGLTALFGSYSHYKMGNLKLKSALYFAIPSIISILIIREVIFPQIAKTLFCVASYSVSKDFLIMIIFSVLMITAAISMIKKNQPEIKNTETNYLQLSFIGFLVGIVTGFLGAGGGFLIIPALLFFANLPMKQAVGTSLLIITINSSIGFAGDLYIGTSINYTFLLSVSAMALIGMLIGSQLSKKIDGTKLKPLFGWFVLVMGFYIITKEILF; this is encoded by the coding sequence ATGGAATATTTAGGCTTTTTTGCTGCAATCATAATCGGAATTTCACTTGGCTTAATTGGCGGAGGCGGTTCTATTTTAACTATTCCAATTTTGGTTTATTTGTTTAAAGTAAATCCAGATCAGGCAACTTCTTATTCTCTTTTTATTGTTGGACTTACCGCTCTTTTTGGAAGTTACAGCCATTATAAAATGGGAAATCTGAAATTGAAATCGGCACTTTATTTTGCGATTCCTTCAATTATTTCAATTCTAATAATTCGCGAAGTAATTTTTCCTCAAATTGCAAAAACCTTATTTTGTGTTGCATCTTATTCGGTATCCAAAGATTTTCTAATTATGATTATCTTTTCTGTGTTGATGATTACTGCAGCAATTTCGATGATTAAAAAAAATCAGCCTGAAATAAAAAATACTGAAACCAATTATTTGCAATTAAGTTTTATTGGATTTTTGGTCGGAATTGTAACGGGTTTTCTTGGCGCTGGTGGCGGATTTTTAATTATTCCAGCCTTGCTTTTTTTCGCCAATTTGCCAATGAAACAGGCCGTTGGAACTTCATTATTAATTATTACCATTAATTCCTCAATAGGTTTTGCGGGCGATTTATACATCGGAACATCTATAAATTACACTTTCTTATTAAGCGTTTCTGCAATGGCTTTAATCGGAATGTTGATTGGAAGTCAGCTTTCTAAAAAAATAGACGGAACAAAACTAAAACCTCTTTTCGGCTGGTTTGTTCTCGTTATGGGATTTTATATAATTACCAAAGAAATTTTGTTTTAG